A window of Castanea sativa cultivar Marrone di Chiusa Pesio chromosome 1, ASM4071231v1 contains these coding sequences:
- the LOC142620680 gene encoding cysteine-rich receptor-like protein kinase 29, whose translation MAIISSTLLLAILYPMFTLSAQTTAQYLYHSCFNDRGNYTTNSTYEANLNLVLSNISSNTQVENGFYPNSMGQDPDKVYAIGLCRKDIKQDDCLGCLKNASNVLPQNCPNRKEAIGWYDYCMIRFSDRSIFGIMEINPSMFMWNTGSVSDQEGYKRRLQTLFESMRSEAASGDSFKFAARTSFAPDLKTLYVLVQCTPDLSEKNCSDCLTAVYGNIPPVVGSQGGRTYAPSCNYRFETYSFFDVAYATSSSPPPFLASPPSPPPPPPVPITGKERKKKTQTAVVIVVPSVIAMILTIIICIFLSVRKPKDNFETVEGIKSVDSLQFDFSTIRAATNNFSEANELGKGGFGIVYKGMLSNKQQIAVKRLSRTSQQGDSEFKNEVLLVAKLQHRNLVRLLGFCLEGNERLLIYEFVPNRSLDYYIFDPMKCENINWERRYKIIKGIARGLLYLHEDSRLRIIHRDLKASNILLDAEMNSKISDFGMARIFELDQTEGSTNRIVGTYGYMAPEYAMLGQFSTKSDVFSFGVLILEVLSGQKITHFHDGENTEYLLNYAWKNWREETTSNLIDPTLRDSPISEMMRCIKIGLLCVQENASDRPSMTSVVPMLNGNLDPIPTPKQPASFMQGNVVSSTLVTQNISSSGTNNEASITELCPR comes from the exons ATGGCAATTATCTCCTCGACACTACTACTTGCCATCCTGTATCCCATGTTCACACTCAGTGCTCAAACCACCGCCCAGTACCTATACCATTCATGTTTTAACGATCGGGGTAATTACACCACTAACAGTACCTACGAGGCAAACCTCAACCTTGTTCTCTCCAACATCTCCTCCAACACACAAGTTGAAAACGGCTTTTACCCTAATTCTATGGGCCAAGACCCTGACAAAGTTTATGCAATTGGTCTTTGTAGAAAAGACATTAAGCAAGATGATTGTCTTGGTTGCCTCAAGAACGCTTCGAATGTTCTCCCACAAAACTGCCCAAATCGGAAGGAGGCAATAGGATGGTACGATTATTGCATGATTCGCTTCTCGGACCGCTCCATATTTGGCATCATGGAAATTAATCCGTCAATGTTCATGTGGAACACTGGTAGCGTATCAGACCAAGAAGGGTACAAAAGGAGGCTTCAGACACTGTTTGAAAGCATGAGAAGTGAAGCTGCATCAGGTGATTCTTTCAAGTTTGCGGCGAGAACCTCATTCGCCCCGGACTTGAAAACATTGTATGTCCTAGTTCAGTGCACTCCTGATTTGTCCGAGAAAAACTGCAGTGATTGTTTGACAGCCGTTTACGGAAATATTCCACCAGTTGTTGGATCGCAAGGTGGGAGAACTTATGCACCCAGCTGTAATTATAGGTTTGAGACCTACTCTTTTTTTGATGTTGCTTATGCAACATCATCATCACCGCCGCCATTTTTGGCAtctcctccttctcctcctccGCCTCCGCCAGTTCCTATAACAG gaaaggaaagaaagaagaaaactcaAACTGCCGTCGTTATTGTTGTTCCATCTGTTATTGCTATGATACTTACCATCATTATTTGCATCTTTCTAAGCGTGAGGAAGCCAAAAGATAATTTTGAAA CTGTGGAAGGAATAAAAAGTGTGGACTCCTTGCAATTCGACTTCAGCACTATTAGAGCTGCCACAAACAATTTTTCTGAGGCAAACGAACTTGGGAAAGGTGGATTTGGGATAGTTTACAAG GGAATGCTTTCAAACAAACAACAGATAGCTGTGAAAAGATTGTCAAGAACCTCTCAACAAGGAGATTCGGAATTTAAAAATGAGGTTCTATTGGTGGCGAAACTTCAACACCGGAATTTAGTTAGACTTCTTGGATTTTGCTTGGAAGGGAATGAGAGACTTCTTATATATGAATTTGTGCCTAATAGAAGCCTTGATTACTACATTTTTG ATCCAATGAAGTGTGAAAATATCAATTGGGAAAGGcgatataaaattataaaaggcATTGCTCGAGGACTTCTATATCTTCACGAGGACTCACGACTTCGGATTATTCATCGTGATCTTAAAGCTAGCAATATTCTCTTAGATGCAGAAATGAAttcaaaaatttcagattttggcaTGGCGAGAATATTTGAACTAGATCAAACTGAAGGCAGTACAAATAGAATTGTAGGGACCTA TGGGTATATGGCACCGGAGTACGCAATGCTTGGACAATTTTCAACAAAGTCAGATGTCTTTAGTTTCGGAGTACTAATTTTGGAGGTTTTGAGTGGACAAAAAATTACTCATTTCCATGATGGAGAAAACACAGAGTATCTTCTAAACTAT GCATGGAAAAATTGGAGGGAGGAGACAACTTCAAATCTCATAGATCCCACATTGAGAGATAGTCCAATAAGTGAAATGATGAGATGTATAAAAATTGGGCTACTATGTGTTCAAGAAAATGCAAGTGACAGACCAAGTATGACTTCCGTTGTTCCCATGCTTAATGGCAATTTGGATCCTATTCCTACACCAAAACAACCAGCTAGTTTTATGCAGGGCAATGTAGTATCATCCACATTAGTAACACAGAACATTAGTTCCAGCGGAACTAACAATGAGGCTTCAATAACCGAATTATGTCCAAGATAA